A window from Ignavibacteriota bacterium encodes these proteins:
- a CDS encoding amino acid permease translates to MKNSSPKTELIRSLTLTASIMIVAGSMIGSGIFRKPATMAGQLGSPELLIIIWIIAGIITFIGALVNAEIAGIIDSTGGQYVYFRKMYGDGIAFIYGWSVLSVIQTGSQAAIAYVFGEYLGYFINYPQLSQSWQDFSFYMPLVGDVHPFFEFGPKAVAIICIIFLTTVNYFGVIFGGIVQTIVTIIKIASIVLLAFLLITFGNGSFSNINTGFTIIQNTSGELITAIGLALAGAFWAYDGWNNVTFISGEMKNPQKNIPLGLLYGTLIVMAVYVIINIAYLYILPIDVMKESPLVAASAMEIIFGSAGASIISVAVIVSTFGALNGSILASARVQFAMAKDNLFFNFLGKVHPKFGTPHTSLIIQGLWSSVLVLSGSFDTITDYVIFAAWLFYMLGAYGVIILRKKMPNENRPFKVWGYPYLPLIFVGFSLLFLINSVISDSEDAAMGLILILSGLPFYFYWKYFAKK, encoded by the coding sequence ATGAAAAATTCATCTCCAAAAACAGAATTAATTAGAAGTCTAACTCTAACTGCATCAATAATGATAGTTGCGGGTTCAATGATTGGTTCTGGGATCTTCCGCAAACCGGCAACAATGGCTGGACAATTAGGCTCGCCGGAATTGTTAATTATAATTTGGATTATCGCCGGTATCATAACGTTTATTGGTGCGTTAGTAAATGCTGAAATTGCCGGAATTATTGATTCAACCGGAGGACAATATGTTTATTTTAGAAAAATGTACGGAGATGGAATTGCATTTATTTATGGATGGTCCGTGCTTTCTGTAATTCAAACTGGAAGCCAAGCAGCAATTGCATATGTTTTTGGTGAGTACTTAGGGTATTTTATTAATTATCCTCAATTAAGTCAAAGCTGGCAAGATTTTTCATTTTACATGCCATTAGTTGGTGATGTTCATCCGTTTTTTGAATTTGGTCCAAAAGCTGTTGCAATAATTTGTATTATATTTCTAACAACTGTGAATTATTTTGGAGTAATATTTGGCGGAATAGTTCAAACAATTGTAACAATTATAAAAATTGCTTCAATAGTTTTATTAGCATTTTTGTTAATTACATTTGGAAACGGCTCATTCTCAAATATTAATACGGGTTTTACAATTATTCAAAATACATCCGGAGAATTGATTACTGCAATTGGACTTGCACTTGCCGGAGCTTTTTGGGCTTATGATGGTTGGAATAATGTTACATTTATTTCCGGTGAAATGAAAAATCCACAGAAAAATATTCCACTCGGTTTACTTTATGGAACATTAATTGTTATGGCAGTTTACGTTATTATTAATATTGCTTACTTATATATTTTACCAATCGATGTTATGAAGGAATCTCCTCTTGTTGCAGCTTCTGCAATGGAAATTATTTTTGGTTCAGCTGGTGCTTCAATTATTTCAGTTGCTGTTATAGTTTCTACATTCGGAGCTTTAAATGGAAGTATTTTAGCTTCAGCACGTGTTCAATTTGCGATGGCAAAAGATAATTTATTTTTTAATTTTCTCGGTAAAGTCCATCCTAAATTTGGAACGCCGCACACATCTCTAATAATACAAGGGTTATGGTCAAGTGTACTAGTTCTTTCCGGTTCATTTGATACAATTACCGATTATGTAATTTTTGCCGCTTGGTTATTTTATATGCTTGGAGCTTATGGGGTAATTATTTTACGAAAGAAAATGCCAAATGAAAACCGACCCTTTAAAGTTTGGGGTTATCCTTATCTTCCATTAATATTTGTTGGATTTTCACTATTATTTTTAATCAATTCTGTTATTTCAGATTCCGAAGATGCCGCAATGGGATTAATTTTAATTTTATCCGGATTGCCATTTTATTTTTATTGGAAGTATTTTGCAAAGAAATAA
- a CDS encoding DUF2202 domain-containing protein, translating to METILKNMAIEDVSPTELEGLKFMREEEKLARDVYLVLYETWNANVFSNIAKSEQKHTNAIKTILDKYEIEDPVVNDEIGVFQNSDLQTLYNSLVEKGKVSLVEALKIGAAIEEIDILDLEKYLDEVDSEDITFVYNNLMRGSRNHLRAFVKNLNTQNVSYKAQYLDDEQFQTIVTSEAERGTGRGRGRR from the coding sequence ATGGAAACCATCCTAAAAAATATGGCTATTGAGGATGTTAGTCCAACTGAATTGGAGGGATTAAAATTTATGCGCGAAGAAGAAAAATTAGCAAGAGATGTTTATTTAGTTTTATATGAAACTTGGAATGCAAATGTTTTTAGCAATATTGCAAAGAGTGAACAAAAACATACAAATGCAATAAAAACAATACTAGATAAATATGAAATTGAAGATCCGGTTGTGAACGATGAAATAGGAGTTTTTCAGAATTCCGATTTACAAACTTTATATAATTCATTAGTTGAAAAAGGTAAAGTTTCATTAGTTGAAGCACTTAAAATTGGTGCTGCTATTGAAGAAATTGATATTTTGGATTTAGAAAAATATCTTGATGAAGTTGATAGTGAAGATATAACATTTGTTTATAATAATTTGATGAGAGGTTCGAGAAATCATTTAAGAGCATTTGTAAAAAATTTGAATACGCAAAATGTTTCATATAAAGCTCAATATTTAGATGATGAACAATTTCAGACGATTGTCACTTCTGAAGCAGAAAGGGGCACAGGGAGAGGCAGAGGACGAAGATAG
- a CDS encoding ATP-binding protein, translating to MYNLMAEQAHSLLETTLVSSTNALYSYESLETELKNRLLNNANFVKLLYEENKITNVVLKNIAEQNKIFRINIFNNSGEKLFSNHENIHTDLIQKFDPREELAPIFNGIIDTIFLGVKQARFEDDYRFALAISAKNRSAIILNFDADEILNFRKQIGFGSLLKKLSENKNLVYAALQNDEDILAASGNVSNLENIDESEFLQKSLSDSAFAWRVIDLDSTQIFEAVHPFAHNKKIIGIFRLGISLDPLKKINQNVISRLIVIGIILFILGSLLLIYIFTLQNFDLLQKKFKVFEGYSNKVIQNVSDGVIVLDEKNFVKIINSSAKKLFHITDHFDYKKKFDEIISSSEINNFAKAPIGLSQIESSINNQKKYLLVSKSEFLTENNLSNTILVIRNLTQQKLLEDQYQRKERLIAMGELASGVAHEIRNPLNTISTITQQLNKDFEPIQRSEEFHSLASLVAKEVKRINETINSFLRFAKPEKISIAEFQLSDLINQIESQYKSMLNEKNINFEKKMNWDGIVNWDRNQIQQAIMNLIQNSFDAIENKGEIVLRISKEENEQIKIEIIDSGQGISKHILNKIFNLYFTTKAKGTGIGLSLVQRIIFEHGGTILIDSEESKGSNFSILLPQFPITNN from the coding sequence ATGTATAATTTAATGGCAGAACAAGCTCATTCACTTTTGGAAACAACTTTAGTTTCGTCAACAAATGCTCTATATTCATATGAATCGCTTGAAACTGAACTTAAGAATAGACTTTTGAATAATGCTAATTTTGTAAAACTACTTTATGAAGAAAACAAAATTACTAATGTTGTTTTAAAGAATATTGCTGAACAAAATAAAATTTTTAGAATTAATATTTTTAACAATTCTGGTGAAAAATTATTCAGTAATCATGAAAATATTCATACTGATTTAATTCAAAAGTTTGATCCAAGAGAAGAACTTGCACCAATATTTAATGGAATAATCGACACAATTTTTTTAGGAGTAAAACAAGCTAGATTTGAAGATGATTACAGATTTGCTTTAGCAATTTCAGCAAAAAACAGAAGTGCAATTATTTTAAATTTTGATGCAGATGAAATTCTAAATTTTAGAAAACAAATCGGTTTTGGAAGTTTGTTAAAAAAACTTTCTGAAAATAAAAATCTAGTTTATGCAGCTTTACAAAATGATGAAGATATTTTAGCTGCTTCCGGAAATGTTAGCAATTTAGAAAATATTGATGAATCTGAATTTCTGCAAAAATCACTTTCTGATTCAGCATTTGCTTGGAGAGTTATTGATCTTGATTCAACTCAAATCTTTGAAGCAGTTCATCCATTTGCGCATAATAAAAAAATAATTGGAATTTTTAGATTAGGAATTTCTCTTGATCCATTAAAAAAAATAAATCAAAATGTAATAAGCAGATTAATTGTAATTGGAATAATTTTATTTATTCTTGGCTCACTGTTACTGATTTATATTTTTACTTTGCAGAATTTTGATTTGCTTCAGAAAAAATTCAAAGTTTTTGAAGGTTATTCGAACAAAGTTATTCAAAATGTAAGCGATGGCGTTATTGTACTTGACGAAAAAAATTTCGTTAAAATTATAAATTCTTCTGCAAAAAAATTATTTCATATTACTGATCATTTTGATTATAAAAAGAAATTTGATGAAATTATTTCTTCAAGTGAAATAAATAATTTTGCTAAAGCCCCAATTGGTTTAAGTCAAATTGAAAGTTCAATTAATAATCAAAAAAAATATTTGCTTGTTTCAAAAAGTGAATTTTTAACCGAAAATAATTTATCGAATACAATATTAGTAATAAGAAATTTAACTCAACAAAAATTATTGGAAGATCAATATCAGCGTAAAGAAAGACTAATTGCCATGGGAGAACTCGCTTCCGGTGTTGCTCATGAAATCAGAAATCCGTTAAATACAATAAGCACAATTACACAGCAGCTAAATAAAGATTTTGAACCTATTCAGAGAAGTGAAGAATTTCATTCACTTGCAAGTTTAGTTGCAAAAGAAGTAAAAAGAATTAATGAAACAATAAATAGTTTTTTAAGATTTGCAAAGCCGGAAAAAATATCCATTGCAGAATTTCAGTTATCAGATTTAATTAATCAAATTGAAAGTCAATATAAATCAATGCTGAATGAGAAAAATATTAATTTTGAAAAGAAAATGAATTGGGATGGAATTGTAAATTGGGATAGAAATCAAATTCAGCAAGCAATTATGAATTTAATTCAAAACTCCTTTGATGCTATTGAAAATAAGGGAGAAATAGTTTTAAGAATTTCAAAAGAAGAAAATGAACAAATTAAAATTGAAATAATTGATAGTGGACAAGGTATATCAAAACATATTTTAAATAAAATTTTTAATTTATATTTTACCACAAAAGCAAAAGGTACCGGTATTGGTTTAAGTTTAGTTCAAAGAATTATCTTTGAACATGGCGGAACAATTTTGATTGATAGCGAAGAAAGTAAAGGCTCAAATTTTTCAATTTTGCTGCCACAATTTCCAATTACAAATAATTGA
- a CDS encoding sigma-54-dependent Fis family transcriptional regulator — protein sequence MKKLSILLIDDEETQLESLKSFLVRRDYEVFTASDGNKGFSIIQTKLIDVVLTDFRMPNWDGFTVLKKVKEFNPEIDVVVITAYGSVEDAVNIMKAGAYDYLSKPIDLDELENLLNRIKEKRFLISENKLLKQQLEEKFKFDSIISESGIMQEVLNTAARVANSKASVLVRGESGTGKELIARAIHFASPRKEKPFVTVNISSLSENLLESELFGHEKGAFTGATNLRIGRFEEANEGTLFIDEVGDIPLQAQVKLLRAIQFNEIQRIGGNNTINIDVRIITATHRNLEEMIKNGEFREDLFYRLNVVSICLPKLKQRKSDIPILIDHFIKKHSNINQKNVNSISSEALDVLMKYDYPGNIRELENIIERAVVLCRNDYISKSDLPNLINKISEKKIFDTSNLEDGYENKVRAFEKEIILESLSRTNGNKSAAARLLGISERHLRSRLEILNIKFSKD from the coding sequence ATGAAAAAATTATCTATACTTCTTATTGATGATGAAGAAACTCAATTAGAATCTTTAAAAAGTTTTTTAGTTAGAAGGGATTACGAAGTTTTTACTGCTTCTGATGGAAATAAAGGATTCAGTATTATTCAAACAAAATTAATAGATGTTGTTTTAACTGATTTCAGAATGCCGAATTGGGACGGATTTACTGTTTTAAAAAAAGTGAAAGAATTTAATCCGGAAATTGATGTTGTTGTAATTACAGCATATGGAAGCGTTGAAGATGCAGTAAATATAATGAAAGCCGGAGCATATGATTATTTATCTAAACCTATTGATTTGGATGAACTTGAAAATTTATTAAATCGGATTAAAGAAAAAAGATTTTTGATTTCTGAAAATAAATTATTGAAGCAACAACTTGAAGAAAAATTCAAATTTGATTCTATTATTTCTGAAAGCGGAATTATGCAAGAAGTTTTGAATACTGCTGCGCGTGTGGCAAATAGTAAAGCATCAGTATTAGTAAGAGGTGAAAGTGGAACCGGGAAAGAACTAATTGCCCGCGCTATTCATTTTGCAAGTCCGCGAAAAGAAAAACCATTTGTTACTGTAAATATTTCTTCACTTTCTGAAAATTTATTGGAGAGTGAATTATTCGGTCATGAAAAAGGTGCGTTTACTGGTGCAACAAATTTAAGAATCGGAAGATTTGAAGAAGCTAATGAAGGGACTTTATTTATTGATGAAGTCGGAGATATTCCGTTGCAAGCACAAGTAAAACTTTTGCGCGCAATTCAATTTAATGAGATACAAAGAATCGGCGGAAATAATACAATAAATATTGATGTAAGAATAATAACTGCTACGCACAGAAATCTTGAAGAAATGATTAAGAATGGTGAATTTAGAGAAGATTTATTTTACAGATTAAATGTTGTTTCTATATGTCTTCCAAAATTAAAACAAAGAAAAAGTGATATCCCGATTTTGATTGATCATTTTATTAAAAAACATTCTAATATAAATCAGAAAAATGTAAATTCAATTTCATCCGAAGCATTGGATGTGTTGATGAAATATGATTATCCTGGAAATATTCGTGAATTGGAAAATATAATTGAGCGAGCGGTTGTGTTGTGCAGAAACGATTATATTTCAAAATCTGATTTGCCGAATTTGATTAATAAAATTTCTGAGAAAAAAATTTTTGATACTTCGAATTTGGAAGATGGATACGAAAATAAAGTTAGAGCATTTGAAAAAGAAATTATTTTAGAATCATTAAGCAGAACTAACGGTAATAAAAGTGCTGCAGCAAGATTATTGGGCATTAGCGAAAGACATTTAAGATCTAGATTGGAAATATTAAATATAAAATTCTCAAAAGATTAG
- a CDS encoding response regulator: MDKAKILVVEDEIIIAMEIAERLKAMGYEVMRIVSNGQMAIENAIREEPDLILMDIMIQGDIDGIETATKIRSFSDIPVIYLTANADEPTLQRAKVSDAFGYLIKPFEERELNTTIEMALYKHKMEAKLRENEARFRSLVQNSTMGIFRTKIDGTLVLVNPALVKILGFANSNELLNVPTYSLLQNGIEAWNHLIDKIKFEGAISSNKQIVKKKDGSLITVSINGNLIKAEKNGVFFDGTIEDVSIQEQFQAQLIRAKEKAEESDRLKTEFLAGMSHEIRTPINTILSYISLLQNELNQDDATTYKELFHAIDLGSRRLTRTIDSILNMAQFQSGTFETFRTQIDLVEDILNNLYEEFKHTAKQRGLELKFTNSAEKTNILGDKYSLSQLFVNLIDNGLKYTKEGHVEIVVYNDENGNLSVDIQDTGIGISDEFLPTLFEPFTQEETGYKRKFDGNGLGLALVKKYCELNDAFIQVKSKKGIGTKFSIKFSSTNSNNIYKGSKEIKNEIN; the protein is encoded by the coding sequence ATGGATAAAGCAAAAATTCTTGTTGTTGAAGATGAAATTATTATTGCAATGGAAATAGCCGAGCGCCTAAAAGCAATGGGATATGAAGTAATGCGAATAGTTTCAAACGGGCAAATGGCAATTGAAAATGCAATAAGAGAAGAACCAGATCTTATACTTATGGATATAATGATTCAAGGTGATATTGATGGAATTGAAACAGCAACAAAAATTAGATCTTTTTCAGATATCCCAGTAATATATTTAACTGCAAATGCAGATGAACCAACACTTCAAAGAGCAAAAGTTTCTGATGCTTTCGGATATCTAATAAAACCATTTGAAGAAAGAGAACTAAATACCACTATAGAAATGGCATTGTACAAACACAAAATGGAAGCTAAGTTAAGAGAAAATGAAGCTCGTTTTAGAAGTTTAGTACAAAATTCAACTATGGGAATTTTTAGAACTAAAATTGATGGTACATTGGTTTTAGTTAATCCGGCATTAGTTAAAATTCTCGGCTTTGCGAATTCAAACGAGTTGTTAAATGTTCCGACTTATTCATTACTGCAAAATGGAATTGAAGCTTGGAATCATTTGATAGATAAAATAAAATTTGAAGGCGCAATAAGCAGCAATAAACAAATTGTAAAAAAGAAAGATGGTTCGTTAATTACTGTAAGTATAAACGGAAATCTTATAAAAGCAGAAAAGAATGGAGTATTTTTCGATGGAACAATTGAAGATGTATCTATCCAAGAACAATTCCAAGCTCAGTTAATTAGAGCAAAAGAAAAAGCTGAAGAATCAGATAGATTAAAAACCGAATTCTTAGCTGGAATGTCACACGAAATTAGAACTCCAATAAATACAATTCTAAGTTATATCTCACTATTGCAAAATGAATTGAATCAAGACGATGCGACAACTTACAAAGAATTATTTCATGCTATAGATTTGGGAAGCAGAAGATTAACACGAACTATAGATTCAATTCTTAATATGGCGCAGTTCCAGTCCGGAACTTTTGAAACATTTAGAACACAAATAGATTTGGTAGAAGATATTTTAAATAATCTTTATGAGGAATTTAAACATACTGCAAAGCAGCGTGGTTTGGAATTAAAGTTTACTAACAGTGCTGAGAAAACAAATATTTTGGGTGATAAATATTCACTTTCTCAATTATTCGTTAATCTAATAGATAACGGTTTGAAATATACCAAAGAGGGTCATGTAGAAATAGTTGTGTACAATGATGAAAATGGAAACTTGAGTGTTGATATTCAAGATACGGGAATTGGAATTTCTGATGAATTTCTTCCAACACTTTTTGAACCTTTCACACAAGAAGAAACCGGATATAAAAGAAAGTTTGACGGAAATGGTTTGGGCTTGGCATTAGTAAAAAAATATTGTGAATTAAACGATGCATTTATTCAAGTTAAAAGTAAGAAAGGAATTGGAACCAAATTTAGTATAAAATTTTCCAGTACAAACAGCAATAATATTTATAAAGGGAGCAAAGAAATAAAAAATGAAATTAATTAA
- a CDS encoding HAMP domain-containing protein, protein MKQKFKLNISLKFKLTSLFTILLGLFSLFIFIYFPEKFEQERIESLREKANSVAKIAAYGISSGLYLEENNTSVDEIESLIKNEEIRYVVIEKADSLFFDFNYFTAVMNNYTKNEGNGISKRWEIMKIHAPILMGSETVGNIYIGYSLRLVYDKIEELRFNIGIVSLILFLVGSVLVYFIGMYFTKPLTKFVSTVNKIRDGDYSQRAEVVSNDEVGYLANSFNEMVEKIAGTTVEMEIINKELEQRVVDRTVELERALKSLQKENDVRKKAEKEIGKSLEEKEVLLKEIHHRVKNNLQIVSSLFFFQSKKITDPLTLEMFREGQNRVKSMALIHERLYQSDDLANINFKEYVKKLTNYLFQSYGVNQNKIKLKTNIANIELNVDTAVPCGLIINELISNSLKHGFDNEASGEIRIDMGHNENNKLILKISDNGKGIPSNLKIEESDSLGLRLVNNLTIQLNGKVEFYNKNGTTVKLVFEDPKYAKAS, encoded by the coding sequence ATGAAACAGAAATTCAAATTAAATATTTCGTTAAAGTTTAAACTCACATCCCTTTTCACAATCTTATTGGGATTATTTTCGTTATTCATATTCATTTATTTCCCAGAAAAATTTGAGCAAGAAAGAATTGAAAGTTTGCGAGAAAAAGCAAATTCTGTTGCAAAAATTGCAGCTTACGGAATTTCATCGGGTTTATATTTAGAAGAAAATAATACATCCGTTGATGAAATAGAATCCTTAATTAAAAATGAAGAAATTAGATATGTGGTTATAGAAAAAGCTGATTCACTCTTTTTTGATTTTAACTATTTTACTGCAGTGATGAATAATTATACAAAAAATGAAGGAAATGGAATTTCAAAACGATGGGAAATAATGAAAATCCATGCTCCAATTTTAATGGGAAGTGAAACCGTTGGGAACATTTATATTGGTTATTCATTAAGATTGGTTTATGATAAAATTGAAGAGCTTAGATTCAATATTGGTATTGTAAGTTTGATTTTATTCTTGGTAGGCAGTGTTCTTGTCTATTTCATTGGTATGTATTTTACAAAACCATTGACAAAATTTGTAAGTACAGTGAATAAAATTAGAGATGGAGATTATTCACAAAGAGCAGAAGTTGTAAGCAATGATGAAGTTGGATATTTGGCAAATTCATTTAATGAAATGGTAGAAAAAATTGCTGGCACAACTGTTGAAATGGAAATCATAAATAAAGAATTGGAGCAACGCGTTGTTGATAGAACTGTTGAACTTGAACGAGCTTTAAAATCTTTACAAAAAGAAAATGATGTTAGAAAAAAAGCTGAAAAAGAAATTGGAAAATCTCTCGAAGAAAAAGAAGTTTTGCTCAAAGAAATTCATCACCGAGTAAAGAACAATCTACAAATAGTTTCAAGTCTATTCTTTTTTCAATCGAAAAAAATTACCGATCCCTTAACTTTAGAAATGTTTCGAGAAGGTCAAAATAGAGTAAAATCAATGGCTTTAATTCACGAAAGATTGTATCAATCAGATGATTTGGCAAATATAAATTTTAAAGAGTATGTAAAAAAATTAACGAACTATTTATTCCAATCCTATGGTGTAAACCAAAATAAAATAAAACTTAAAACAAATATTGCAAACATTGAATTGAATGTTGATACTGCTGTTCCTTGCGGATTAATAATAAATGAATTAATATCAAATTCGTTGAAGCACGGCTTTGATAATGAAGCTAGTGGTGAAATAAGAATTGATATGGGTCACAATGAAAATAATAAACTAATATTGAAAATAAGCGATAATGGAAAGGGAATACCCAGCAATCTAAAGATTGAAGAATCTGATTCACTTGGTTTAAGATTGGTAAACAATTTAACAATTCAATTAAACGGAAAAGTAGAATTTTATAATAAAAATGGAACTACAGTAAAACTTGTTTTCGAAGATCCCAAATATGCTAAAGCGAGTTAA
- a CDS encoding sel1 repeat family protein translates to MFKKIIFVALLIPTILFPQENVKSEVIKKTGLQYKTPLIKPKYPNYNLAAAFVLTEKAKSGDPFAQHELGIRYILGIGVPVDSIKAAEWIGLAASKNLPAANFNYAIMLSNGIGIEWNPFKAFNNFKVAAESGMEQAQYIFGLLHTDNLVVNKNLDEAYKWLKKSADRGFEEAKLVLDEFKKNGIVIANDSTNYQNVKPETKISDNSFTLEDYNLDYFDFKADTLNEDEERKYLNEILTSKKNEIKKILNINSNEYEDEIKDTSALGLIDYAATSGSPEALLINAKLFDQGIGIEKNKILAAANYLKAFRLGSFKAAEPLLKISRSNNFYNYLRNEVKNDNPDAMYIWAGLIALGMDYSLTETEAFDLLKKADKQNHINSIIELGLAYYTGILVKKDSLKAIEYFEKAVKLGSSEAEVRLAFLKINSDKDSSNSEHLKTLMEFANKGSVLAEAALANCYEQGIAVKINKTEAAKLYRQAARRGNEAAYNSLRKMYDSLRPNDEEFQIFIN, encoded by the coding sequence ATGTTTAAAAAAATAATTTTTGTTGCACTCTTAATTCCAACTATTCTTTTCCCTCAAGAAAATGTAAAAAGCGAAGTTATAAAGAAAACTGGTCTGCAATATAAAACACCACTTATCAAACCCAAATATCCAAACTATAATTTAGCTGCTGCATTTGTTCTAACAGAAAAAGCAAAAAGCGGAGATCCATTTGCGCAGCATGAATTGGGAATTAGATATATTCTCGGAATTGGTGTGCCAGTTGACTCTATAAAAGCTGCAGAATGGATTGGCTTAGCTGCATCTAAAAATTTACCTGCAGCAAATTTTAATTATGCAATTATGTTAAGTAATGGAATTGGAATAGAATGGAATCCTTTTAAAGCATTTAACAATTTTAAAGTTGCTGCTGAAAGCGGAATGGAGCAAGCCCAGTATATCTTTGGTTTACTTCATACAGATAATCTTGTTGTTAATAAAAATTTAGATGAAGCATATAAATGGTTGAAAAAGTCAGCTGATAGAGGATTTGAGGAAGCGAAACTTGTTTTAGACGAATTCAAGAAAAACGGAATTGTTATTGCAAATGATTCAACTAACTATCAAAATGTAAAACCGGAAACAAAAATCAGTGATAATTCATTTACACTTGAAGATTACAACTTGGATTATTTTGATTTTAAGGCCGATACATTAAATGAAGATGAAGAAAGAAAATATCTAAATGAAATTTTAACTTCTAAGAAAAATGAAATTAAAAAAATACTAAATATTAATTCAAATGAATATGAAGATGAAATAAAAGATACATCCGCATTGGGTTTAATAGATTATGCGGCAACTTCGGGAAGTCCAGAAGCATTGTTAATTAATGCTAAACTCTTTGATCAAGGAATTGGAATTGAAAAAAATAAAATATTGGCAGCAGCAAATTATTTAAAAGCTTTTAGACTAGGATCCTTTAAAGCTGCGGAACCACTATTAAAAATTTCTAGAAGTAATAATTTTTATAATTATTTGCGAAATGAAGTTAAAAATGATAATCCAGATGCAATGTATATTTGGGCTGGATTAATTGCGTTGGGAATGGACTACTCACTAACCGAAACCGAAGCATTTGATTTGTTAAAAAAAGCAGATAAACAAAATCATATAAATTCAATAATTGAATTAGGTTTAGCGTATTACACCGGAATTTTAGTTAAGAAAGATTCTTTAAAAGCTATCGAATATTTTGAAAAAGCTGTAAAACTTGGTAGCAGCGAAGCTGAAGTAAGATTAGCATTTCTTAAAATTAATTCTGACAAAGATAGTTCAAATTCTGAGCATCTAAAAACATTAATGGAATTTGCAAACAAAGGATCGGTATTAGCCGAAGCAGCTTTGGCAAATTGTTATGAACAAGGAATTGCCGTAAAAATAAATAAAACAGAAGCCGCAAAATTATACCGACAAGCTGCAAGAAGAGGAAACGAAGCCGCTTATAACTCGCTAAGAAAAATGTATGATTCACTTAGACCCAATGATGAGGAATTCCAAATATTTATAAATTAG
- a CDS encoding ATP-binding protein gives MNSKKFIINSEYKNVNSVCFITKTFCEDHLISDNSIREIELSIAEALNNIIKHAYKGEENNTIEISMEVKNKIFKIILTDYGIERSNLNKPTLDFDPNDIESLPEGGMGLFIIEQLMDETNYLREGNKNIFTMVKNLK, from the coding sequence ATGAACTCTAAAAAATTTATAATAAATAGTGAATATAAAAATGTTAATTCAGTTTGTTTTATTACTAAAACTTTCTGTGAAGATCATTTAATTTCCGATAACTCCATTAGAGAAATTGAATTAAGTATTGCTGAAGCTCTAAATAATATAATTAAGCATGCTTATAAAGGAGAAGAAAATAACACTATTGAAATTTCAATGGAAGTGAAAAATAAAATATTTAAAATTATTTTAACCGATTACGGAATTGAACGATCAAATTTAAATAAACCTACACTTGATTTTGATCCAAATGATATTGAAAGTTTACCTGAAGGTGGAATGGGATTATTTATAATTGAACAACTTATGGATGAAACAAATTATTTAAGAGAAGGGAACAAAAATATTTTCACAATGGTTAAAAACCTTAAATAA
- a CDS encoding cold-shock protein, whose product MAERKEGTVKWFNNSKGYGFIQQSEGEDLFVHFKSIVGDGYKSLKEGQKVEFTVGEGQKGPQAQDVKVL is encoded by the coding sequence ATGGCAGAGCGTAAAGAAGGAACCGTAAAATGGTTCAACAATTCTAAAGGTTATGGCTTTATTCAACAATCCGAAGGTGAAGATTTATTTGTTCACTTCAAATCTATTGTTGGAGACGGTTATAAATCTTTAAAAGAAGGACAAAAAGTAGAATTTACCGTTGGCGAAGGACAAAAAGGTCCGCAAGCTCAAGACGTTAAAGTTTTATAA